A segment of the Oceanivirga salmonicida genome:
GTTTTATCTATTATTACTGGTCCAACTGTTACCTTATCAAATTCTACTTCTTTAGCAGTTGACAATTTAAATTTACCTGTTGAATCTACTTCTAAATCTAAATTCTTTCCTGCTTCTATTGATAATGTATCTCCTGCTTTTATTGTTGCTTCTCCATCATTTTTTGTTACTTGAGCATTAGTATTTTTACCTTCAACTTTATGACTTGCTGAATTTATTGCTTTTGCAACTTCATCTACTGTTGCTAATTTCTTTTCATCTCCTGCTTTTACTTCAACTGTTCCTGGTTTAGCTGTTGATTTAGATATTTCTCCTGTTTTAACCCCAACTTCATATTTAGTGCTTTTATCTGCTTGAGTTTTTGTTGTTACTGTCAATTGATCTGGCGTTATGCTTTCTACTGTTGATTTAGCTTCTTTTAATTGTTTAACATTTACCGCATCTTTATCATCAGTTCCTGCTAATACATTAGTTATTTTTTTACTTCCTGCATTTATTCCATCTGTTTTATCTATTATTACTGGTCCAACTGTTACCTTATCAAATTCTACTTCTTTAGCAGTTGACAATTTAAATTTACCTGTTGAATCTACTTCTAAATCTAAATTCTTTCCTGCTTCTATTGATAATGTATCTCCTGCTTTTATTGTTGCTTCTCCATCATTTTTTGTTACTTGAGCATTAGTATTTTTACCTTCAACTTTATGACTTGCTGAATTTATTGCTTTTGCAACTTCATCTACTGTTGCTAATTTCTTTTCATCACCTGTTTTTGATTTAACTTTACCTTCATCTGTACCAGTTCCTGCTTCTATTTTACCAGTTACTGCTTTTATTTTATTTGCAGAATTTACTGTTATAGTTGTATCATCTGTATTTACATCAAATGTTATTTTACTCTTTTTCTTTGCTCCATCTGTTGTTACTTTTGCTATTGTTGCTTTTCCATTTATGAAATCTACCTTATCATTTGTTTTTACCAAATCTTTTTTAGTTCCATTTCCTAATAAATTCCATCCAGATTCTTTTATTTTTGTTTGTAATTTATTAGCCACTGAGAATAATTGTGAACCATTTACTGCATCTGTACTTGTTGCACTGATTATTGCTGGTGAAACATTTTTTATTTGTCTTTCAAAACCAACTGAACCAACTGAAACTTGATCCCCTGGATTAATAGCATTTCCACCCGCATCTCTTCCTGCATAATTATCGTATACCATATTTTTACCGGTTGGTGTCCCATCTGAGTTTAATATAGGGATAATTGTTTTTGAAGAATATTCTGCATTAGTATTAGTGTCAGAGCCTGCACCTAGTGCTACTGAATTTGATTTATTTGCATTAGCTCCTATACCAAATGCTGTTGAACCAAATGCCATTGCTCTTGAGCCTGTACCAACTGCTGTTGATAAAGCACCTAATGCAAAAGATTGTGTACCTACAACAACAGAACCAGGTCCCTTTGCAGTAGTATTGATATAACGACCTGTTCCATTCGCAGAATTAGGTCTAGTATTATCAACTAACCATTTTCCTGTTTCTTTATAATATCGTTTAGCAACATTACTATTATTAAACTGTTTGTTAGTCATTGTATAATCATTCCACTTAGGTGGTCTTCCTTTATGCGCTACAAAATCTAAATCATCTCCACCAATAGAAATTGAAGAATCACCTAAAGCACTTGTATCTCCACCAATTGCTATAGATTGATTCCCATCCGCTATAGTATTTTTTACCCCTATAGCAATATTTTGTTGTTTAGTGGCTTTTGTTCCTCTTCCACCTATAGCTATTGATAAATCTCCAGTTGCTTCTCCTGCTATTCCCACAGCATCATTAGCTGCAGTTCCCCCTCCAACAGCATAGTCAGCCATAGAAAAACTACCGCTTATTAAAAATGCAATAATTGTAGCCTGAGTTACTTTAAGTTTTCCCTTTAACCATCTTTTTAAATTTTTATTAAAATCATTCTTCATAATATTATCTCCTTTTAAACAAATTATTGTATAAATTTTAAATAAAAATCTAAACTTTGATTAATAGTATTTAACGGATTTTAAAGTCTTAATATTTATGTCTAACTAAATAATTTTAAAATTTCTCTTTTATTTTTTTATACAAGTCTTAATTATATGTATATATTATACCATACCCCTCCCCCTACTTGTCAAATTTCATTAATTTTAATTAACAAAAATAGACTTTTTTTATTTATTTTTTTTTATTAATAAATATAAAAACAATGTATTAAAAAGTCTTTAATAGACTTTTATATTCCCCCTTCAAAATTTTACTTAATTTATGTTAGTTTAATATTACTTCTTTAATATTGAACAATTTAATTTTAAATTTGTTCCACCATATGTAAAAATAACTATTAAAAATAACTAATTTTTAAACTAATTATTATAATTCCAATTTTTTTTAAATAAAAAAAGATGAATAATTAGTACATTTAAGTTTCTAATTTTTCCATCTTTTATATAATTAGGTTATTTTGTAACAATTTTATAATTATTTACTTTCTATAATTTTCTAAATTTGAAGTATATTTTTTACCCTTTAATTTATTTATAGCTTTAACTTCTATTTGTCTTATTCTTTCTCTTGTTACATCAAATATTTTACCAACTTCTTCTAATGTTTTGGGTGCTCCATCATCTAATCCAAATCTATGTCTTAAAACCATTTCCTCTCTTTCATTAAGAGCTTCTTTTAAAATAGATTCAAGTTTTTCTCTTAATAATACCCTAGTAGTTGCATCATAAGGATTTAAAAATTTATCATCTTCAACAAAATCCCCTAATTGACTATCTTCTTCACTACCAACTGGCGTTTCAAGTGAAATTGGATCTTGATTCATCTCTAAAATACTTTTAACCTTATCTATTGGTATATCAAGTTTTTTAGATAATTCATCAGGACTTGGCTCTTTCCCTGTTTTTTGAAGTATCATTCTACTTTCTTTTTTTATTTTATTTATTGTCTCTATCATATGTACTGGTATTCTTATTGTTCTACCTTGATCGGCTATTGCTCTCGTTATTGCCTGTCTTATCCACCATGTTGCATAAGTTGAAAATTTAAACCCTTTTTCATGTTCAAATTTTTCTACCGCTTTAATAAGACCCATATTACCTTCTTGTATAAGATCTAATAATTTTAAACCCCTATTAGTATGTTTTTTGGCAATACTAACAACTAACCTTAAATTTGATTCTATTAGCTTTTTCTTGGCATCTTCATCATCTTCTAGTACTTTTTGTGCTAATTCTATTTCTTGTGCATGATTTAATAATGGAATGTTTCCTATCTCACGAAGATACATCTTAATCGGTTCATCAACATTTAATTGATCTGCAATTTTCATTATATCATCATTAAGCATTTTTTGAACTTCTTCATCATCTATTTTATCATAAGGTATAGTAGTTAAATTTAATTTTTCATTTATAATCTTTATTCCTTGTGATTCCATTTTAAGGATAAATTGTTCTAATTTTTCCTTACCTATTCTTTTTAAAAATAGATCCTCTAATTGCCTCCTGCTGATTTCACCTTTTGATTTAGCTTCTTTTAAGATATTTGACAAATCACTCTTTAAATCATTTATTTGATAAGACATGCAAATTCCTTCCTTCGTATTCTAAATATTCTGAAAATAATTTCTCTGTTTCTTCCCTATTTATAATATTTATTTTCTTTAATTTATTAATATATTCTATGTACTTAACGTACATATCGCTTGGCATTTTTGAAAGATTTCCTCCAGTATATATCATAATATAGTTTAGCGAATCTTTGATATATGCTTCTACCCATTTTGAATATATTTTATTTCTGTAATCCTCTTTTGTATATTTGTCTTCATATTTTGTTATTATGTGTCCCAAAGTTTCATAATCTTCTTTATCTAAATTATTTTCATTAAAATCTGATTTTACGAGTTTTTCTAAAATATCACTATATTCTCCAGCAAAAATAAAGTTAGTATATTTCTTTCTTTCTTCTTGTCTCCTATAAAGAAGATAAATTGTAAGTTCTTCTAATTGTTTAGATTTACTTAATTTTTGTTCTTCATTTTCAGAATTTATTTTTTTCTTAGTACTTATTTTTTCTGCATTAATATTTTTAAAAATTATTTCTTTTTCTAATACATCATAATTAATTTCTAATCTAGCTGACAGTTTTTTTAAATTGTTTTCAAAATGTATAGCACTTGAAAAACTTGAAAAATAGTCTTTTAAATCATTAATTACTGATATTTTTGATGCTATCTTAGTCATATCATATGATTTAGAATAATGAATGTATAAAAAGTCAAACGCATCTATTGATTTATTAAGTAGTTCTATAAATTTGTCTTTTCCATATTTAAATATAAATTCATCTGGATCTTTTGCAAGATTTTCCAAATTCATTATTTTGATATTAAACCCATATTTATTAAGTATATTTATACTTCTTATCTTGGCTTCTTTACCTGCATTGTCATCATCATAAGCGATTACTATGTTTTTAGTCATTTTACTTATTAAAAATGCTTGCTTTTCTGTAAGTGCTGTTCCAAGACTTGCTATGGTATTTTTTATATTATTTTGATGTAATCTAAGTACATCAAAAAATCCTTCCACCAATATACACGAGTTATATTCCCTTATTTTAACTCCACCATCAAATAAACCAAATACTTCATTACCTTTTACAAAAATTTTAGTTTCCTTAGAATTTAAATATTTTGCTGATTTTTCATCATTACTTATATCTCTTGCACCAAAACCAACTATTTTCCTATTTATATTATAAATAGGAAAGGTAATTCTATTTACAAAAGTATCGTAATATTGTTTGTTAAACTTAATTAAACCTAATTCTTCTAATATTTCATTATCAAATTTATTGTATAAATCATTATATGTATCTGTCGCATAACCTAGTCCAAAATTTTCTATATCTTCATTAGTATATGCTCTACTTTCTAGATACTTTAGTGCTTTTGTAGAATTTTTAAGATTTTTTTGAAAATGTTCATTAACTTTTGATAATTCTAAATAACTTTTCTCATTTTCATCAATCTTATATACTACATTGTCTAATTTAACATTATATCTTTTAGACAGTTCTATTAAGGCCTCTTTATAGCTAATTTTTTCCATTAAACTATAGAATTTTATTACATCTCCACCTATGCCTGTACTAAAATCTTTAAATATATTTTTATTTGGTGCAACACTAAATGAAGGGGTATTCTCCTCTTTAAAAGGTGAATAACCAATATAACCTGAACCAGATTTTCTTAAATCTACATACTCTGATATAAAGGTAACTATATCTATTTTCTCTAATAGTTTATCTTTTGAGTTTTTTTGATTATCTTTCATTTGTCCCTCTTATAATAGTATATTGCGTTATTAGAATTTGTCAAATTAATTTTCTTTAATTTCTATTTTATTTTCCAAAATCTCTTTAAAAACATCATCCATTACTTCATGTTTTTTATCTCCTGCGGTCATTTTTTCTCTAACAAGTTTTCCACAAACTATAGCTAATTCATATTTATTAGGTATCACATTTAGTAATTCATCAACTGTTATTTTATTTTTTTTCATTATACTCACCTTTTATTATTTTTTCTAACATGTTTATAGATTCTTCCAAATCGTCGTTAATTATAGTATAATCATAGTATTTTTCATACTCTAACTCTTTTTTCGCATTAATTAATCTTTTCTCTATCACTTCATTACTATCTGTTTTTCTGTCTCTTAATCTTTTTTCTAAAATCTCATCATCTGCAACCTTACAAAATATTAGCACTATGTCAGAATATTTTTGTTTAGCGATTACTGCTCCTTGTACATCTATTTCTAAAATTATATTATTACCTTTACTTAATTCTTTTTCTACCACTGAAATTAAAGTCCCGTAATAATTCCCATGAACATTAGCATATTCAAAAAATTCATTTCTTTCTATTTTCTTCTCAAATTCTTCTTTTGTAACAAAATAATAATCAACTCCATCAATTTCTCCAACTCTAGGTTTTCTACTAGTCGCCGATATTGATAAAGGTATATTTAACTTATCTCTTACTATTTTTGTTATAGTTGATTTCCCTGAACCAGAAGGTCCTGAAACTATAAATAATTTTCCTTGCATTGTTCTCCTTAATTTTAAAATGAGAACAGCCAATTTAAAATTGACTGTCTCCTTTCTATTATTTTTCTACATGTTCAACAGTTAATTCCTTATAATCTCTAAATCCTGTACCACCAGGTATTTTTTTACCTATAATAACATTTTCTTTAAGACCTTCTAATCTATCTACTTTTCCTTCAATAGCAGCATTAGCTAGAACCTTAGTTGTTTCTTGGAATGATGATGCAGATATAAAGCTTTCTGTATTAACGGCTGCTTTTGTTATACCTTGAATTATAGGTTCATAAGTAGCTTCTTTTTTACCTTTAGCTCTTAACATTTCATTTTCTTTTTCTATAATTCTCTTATCTACCAATTCATCCTCTAGGAATAAAGTAGCACCTGAATCAACAATTTTTACTTTTTGGAACATTTGCTTAACTATTATTTCTATATGTTTATCATTAACAGTAACTCCTTGTCCTCTATATACACCTTGCACTGATTCTAATATAAATTGTTGGGCTTCTACTTCCCCTTTAATTCTTAAAATATCATGTGGTGATATAGGTCCATCTGTAATTTTAGCACCTTTTTCTATAAGGGTTTCATTAGTTACTACTAAACGTTCTCCACCTTGTATAATATATTGCTTAATTTCAGCTCCTGTTTCAGCGTCTACAATAGAAATTGTTTTAGCTCCTCTTTTATTTTTTATATCATCTTTAAATATTACTCTACCTGTAACATCTGATAATACTGATTTACCTTTTGGATTTCTTGCTTCAAATAATTCTTGTATTCTAGGAAGTCCACCTGTAATATCTTTATTACCTTCTCCTGTTTTAATTATTTTAGCAATAGTTTGTCCTGCTTTAACTTTTTCTCCAGAACTAAACATTAAATATGCTCCATATGGTATACTATATTCAGCAATTTTTTTATTATTTTTACCATAAATAATTGCTCTTGGATTAATTTCTGTATTTTCAGAAGGTTTAACTGCTAGTTTTTCAACAACATTATATTTAATATCTATATTTTCTTTAATATATATATCTCTATATTCAATCTTACCTGATTCTTTTGTAATTATCGGTGTTTGGTGAGGATCGAATTCTGCTATTACACTACCTTTAGTTACCTTTGCTCCATTTTCATATTTAAGTTTAGATCCACTAGGTATTTCATATCTATATTTTCCAATTATTGCTCTCGCATTTTGAGAAACAACAACTTCTTCTCCGTGTACATCTTCTGCCATTTCTAAATCAACATATTTAATTTTACCAGTTATTTCTGCTTTAAAATCACTTTGTACACTAGATGCAGTAGCTACTCCACCTGTATGGAAAGTACGCATTGTAAGTTGTGTTCCTGGTTCTCCTATTGATTGCGCTGCTATAACTCCAACAGCTTCTCCTTTAAGAATTTCTTTATGATTAGATAAATCTATACCATAACATTTCTTACATACCCCTTTTTCAAGTTTACATGTAAGTGGACTTCTTAATATAACTTCTGATATTTCTAAAGCTTCAATTTCAGCTAATAACTCATCATCAATTAATGTATTAGCTTTTGCTATTACTTTATCTTCATGAATTAAATCAACAGCTAAATTTCTACCATATATTCTTTCAGATAATTTTTCAATAATCTCTCCTGATTCTACTAAATTAGAAACTTTAATTCCATTTGGTAGGCATCCACAGTCATCTCTATTAACTATAACTTCATGAGAAATATCAACTAATCTTCTTGTTAAATATCCTGAATCGGCAGTTCTTAAAGCCGTATCAGCAGATCCTTTTCTAGCACCATGTGAAGACATAAAGAAGTCTAAGACACTTAAGCCTTCTCTAAAGTTGGCTTTAATTGGTTTTTCCATAATTCTACCTTGTGTATCTGCCATAAGTCCACGCATTCCACCTAATTGACGCATTTGTGCTGTAGATCCTCTGGCTCCTGAAGTTGCCATCATGTATACTGAGTTAAATTCATCTAGGTTGTCCATCATATCTTCTGTAACTTTTTCAGTAACTTCTGACCAAATTTCAACCGTTCTTCTGTATCTTTCCTCGTTTATTATCTTACCTTGTCTATATTCTTCATCAACAGCTAAAACTTTTTTATCTGCTTCTTCTAATAAAGTTTTTTTACTTGCAGGTATTTCTAAATCTTCAACACTTACTGTAATTCCTGCTAAGGTACTATAATGATAACCAAATTCTTTTATCTTATCTAATAACTCAGAAGTAATTTGCGAACCATATTTTTTATATAATTCTATAATCAAATTAGATATTTCTTTTTTACCATAAGTTTTGTTATAATTTCTGACTTCTTTTGGTAACATAGTTGCAAACATAAGTCTTCCTGCTGTTGTTTCTACTAATTCTCCATCTATTTTAACCTTAACTATGGCATGTGTTTCTATCTTTTTATTTTGATAAGCTGTTACTAATTGATTTTTATTAGAGAATACTAAACCTTCTCCTTTTTCACCTTTTCTTGATTTAGTCATGTAATAACATCCCATAACCATATCTTGCGAAGGAACTGCTATAGGTTTACCACTTGAAGGTGATAAAATATTATTAGTTGACATCATTAATATTTTCGCTTCCATTTGTGCTTCTGGTGATAATACCAAATGAACAGCCATTTGGTCTCCATCAAAATCGGCATTAAATGCAGAACATACTAATGGGTGTAATCTTATAGCCTTACCTTCTATTAAAGTAGGTTCAAATGCTTGTATAGATAATCTATGTAATGTTGGGGCTCTGTTTAATAAAACAGGGTGATTTTTAATTATTTCTTCAATTAAATCCCATATACACTCATCTTCTTCTTCAACCATTCTTTTTGCAATTTTAATATTTATTGCTAATTCTCTTTTAACTAATTCTCTCATTAAGAAAGGTTTATATAGTTCCAATGCCATTTTCTTAGGCAATCCACATTGGTTCATTTTTAAATCTGGTCCTACGACTATAACAGATCTTCCTGAATAATCCACACGCTTACCTAATAAATTTTGTCTAAATCTTCCTTGTTTCCCTTTTAGTATAGAAGATAAAGATTTTAATTCTCTATTATTTTGAGAAAGTATTGCTTTTCCTCTTCTACCATTGTCTATTAAACAATCAACTGCTTCTTGTAACATTCTTTTTTCATTTTTAATCATTGTTTCAGGAGCATTTATTTCCATTAACTTTTTAAGTCTTGCATTTCTATTTATAACTCTTCTATATAAATCATTTAAATCAGAGGTTGCAAAACGACCACCATCTAATTGAACCATAGGTCTTAAATCTGCTGGCATTACTGGTAGTATAGTTAATATCATCCATTCAGGTCTATTACCTGATTGAATTAAATCTCTTAAAATGTTTAATCTTTTTATTATTTTTTTTCTTTTTTGTACTGAATTAGTTGCTTCAAGTTCTACTTCTAAATCTTTTTCCATTTTTTCTAAATCAAGACTTTCAAGTAATTCTAATATACCTTCTGCCCCCATTTTAGCAATAACTTTAATTTTTCTTTGTTTAATGTTTTCGTATTCTCTACTTTGGATTATACTTCCTCTTGAATACTCATCATTTCCTTCTATTATTATATATTTAGAATGATATAACACTGCTTCTAAATCTTTTGTAGATACTCCTAGTAAAATACTCATTTTATTAGGTGTACCCTTAGAGTACCATATATGTGCTATGGGTGCAGCTAATTCTATATGTCCCATTCTTTCTCTTCTAACTTTAGAAGTAGTAACATCAACGCCGCATCTTTCACATTTAATACCTTTATGTTTTAACCTTTTATATTTTCCACAAGCACATTCATAATCTTTAGCTGGGCCAAATATTTTTTCACAAAAAAGTCCGTTTGCTTCTGGCTTTAATGTTCTATAATTTATTGTTTCAGCTTTTGTAACTTCTCCATAAGACCAACTTAATATCTTTTCTGGTGAAGCTAACTTTATTTGAATACTATCAAAATCTCTTATACTCATTAAATAAGACTCCTTACATATCTACATTATTATCTAATTCTATTCTTTCTCCATCATTATCATAAAGGTTAATATCTAACCCCAATGATTGAAATTCCTTCATTAAAACTTTAAATGATTCTGGTGCTTCTGCCTCAGGCATTGATTGCCCTTTTACAATAGCTTCATAAGTTTTAGTTCTTCCGTTAATATCATCAGATTTAACTGTTAACATCTCTTGTAAAATATTAGATGCCCCATAGGCTTCTAATGCCCATACTTCCATTTCACCTAATCTTTGTCCACCGAATTGTGCCTTACCACCTAATGGTTGTTGTGTTACTAATGAATAAGGTCCTATTGCTCTTGCATGCATCTTATCTTCAACTAAATGGTGTAATTTTAACATATACATTCTACCAACTGTTACTGGATTATCAAATGCTTGTCCTGTTCTACCATCAATTAACTTAACCTTACCTGTTCTTGAAAATCCTGCTTCTTCTAATTTATCTTGTACATCTTTTTCACTAGCTCCATCAAATACAGGTGTTGCTATATATTCACCTAATGTTCCTAAGGCTAATCCTAAATGCACTTCCAATACTTGTCCTATATTCATACGCGATGGTACTCCTAATGGATTTAAACAAATATCAACAGGTGTTCCATCCTCTAAGTGTGGCATATCTTCAACAGGTAATATTCTTGATACTATACCTTTATTACCATGTCTACCAGACATTTTATCTCCAACAGTTATTTTTCTTTTTTCTGCTATATATATTCTTATTAATTTATTTACGCCTGCTTTTAAGTCATCTCCATTTTCTTTTGATAACTCTAATACTTCAACTACTGTTCCTTTAACCCCATGTGGTAATCTTAAAGAAGTATCTCTAACATCTTTTGCCTTATCACCGAATATTGCTCTTAATAGTTTTTCTTCTGCTGGTGGTTCAGTTTCTCCTTTTGGAGTCACCTTACCTACTAATATATCATCAGGTTTAACATATGCTCCAACCCTTATTACTCCTCTTTCATCTAAGTTTTTAAGAGCTTCTTCTGATATATTAGGTATTTCACGAGTTATTTCTTCATCTCCTAATTTAGTAGTTCTTGATTCTACATCAAATTCTTCTATATGAAGTGAAGTAAATACATCATCTTTTCTTAATCTTTCTGATATTAATATAGCATCCTCGTAGTTGTATCCTTCCCAAGGCATAAATGCTATTAATATATTTCTACCTAATGCTAAATCTCCACCAGAAGTTGATGGTCCATCTGCTAAAATTTGTCCTTTTTTAACTTTTTGTCCTAAATCAACTATAGGTTTTTGATGTAAACACATAGATTGATTAGATTTTTCAAAATTTAATAATCTATATAAGTATTCATTTCCATTTTTATCTGTTACTACTATTTTTTTAGCATCAACAGCACTAACATATCCTGCTACTTCAGAAGTTATAACTGCTCCTGAATCTATTGCAACTTTTCTTTCTAAACCTGTTCCAACCAAAGGAGCTTCTGTTTTAAGTAATGGTACTGCTTGTCTTTGCATGTTTGAACCCATTAACGCACGGTTAGCATCATCATGTTCTAAAAATGGTATTAATCCTGCTGAAACTGATACTAATTGCTTAGGTGATACATCCATTAAATCAACTTTATTTTTATCTATTGTTACTATCTCATCATCATATCTACACACAGGATCAGATAATAATTCACCCTTTTCATTTGTAGGTGTATCTGCTTGGGCTATAAATAGTCCTTCTTCCTCATCTGCTCCTAAATAATGTATATCATTAAAGTCTGCTACTCCATCTTTTACTTTTACATAAGGTGTTTCTATAAATCCATACTTATTAACCTTACCATAAGTTGAAAGTGAAGATATTAATCCTATATTAGGTCCTTCTGGTGTTTCTATAGGACATATTCTACCATAGTGTGAGTTATGAACGTCACGCACTTCAAATCCTGCTCTATCTCTTGAAAGTCCGCCCGGTCCTAATGCTGATATTCTTCTTTTATGAGTTAATTCACTCAAAGGATTAGACTGATCCATGAATTGTGATAATTGACCACTACCAAAGAATTCTAATATTAAAGCATTTAAAGGTTTAATATTTAATAAACTTTGAGATGTTAATGTATTAATATCTTGTGTAGTCATTTTTTCTCTTACCATTTTAGCCATTTTTATTATTCCACCTTTAATTTGTATGGCTAATAATTCTCCAACTCCACGAACACGTCTATTAGATAAATTGTCTATATCATCAGTAGTTCCTTCACCTCTCATAAGTTTTCTTATGTAGTTAATAGTTGCAACTATATCTTCTTTTGTTATTACTATTTCTGTATCAGGTAAATTTAATTTTAATCTTTTATTTATCTTATATCTTCCAACATTAGCTAAATCATATCTTTGCGGATTAAAGAACATAGGTTTTATCAGTGTTCTAGCACTTTCTAATGTTACTAAATCTCCTGGTCTTAATTTTTTGTATATTTCAATTATAGCTTCATCTGAATTATTTGTTATATCTGTCATTATTGAATTTGCCAATGGTTGATCTTCTGGTTTTACTTCCCAATAATTAAGTTTTTCTAATCCTATTTTAACCATATTTTCAATAGTTAATTCATCTATTCTTTTACCACTCTCTATTAAATATTCCCCAGTTGCTTCATTTAAAATATCATCTTTTGCAAAAGAACCTTCTAATCTAGATTTTAAGATACCTATTATTTCCTCTTTTGGATATTCTTTTTTTATCTCTTTTAAATTTATAGTTTTAGTTTCTAAAAAACTATCTATAATTTCTAAATTAGTCTTGAAAAAATCCACAGCTTTTAAAAATACTG
Coding sequences within it:
- the rpoD gene encoding RNA polymerase sigma factor RpoD, whose product is MSYQINDLKSDLSNILKEAKSKGEISRRQLEDLFLKRIGKEKLEQFILKMESQGIKIINEKLNLTTIPYDKIDDEEVQKMLNDDIMKIADQLNVDEPIKMYLREIGNIPLLNHAQEIELAQKVLEDDEDAKKKLIESNLRLVVSIAKKHTNRGLKLLDLIQEGNMGLIKAVEKFEHEKGFKFSTYATWWIRQAITRAIADQGRTIRIPVHMIETINKIKKESRMILQKTGKEPSPDELSKKLDIPIDKVKSILEMNQDPISLETPVGSEEDSQLGDFVEDDKFLNPYDATTRVLLREKLESILKEALNEREEMVLRHRFGLDDGAPKTLEEVGKIFDVTRERIRQIEVKAINKLKGKKYTSNLENYRK
- the gmk gene encoding guanylate kinase — its product is MQGKLFIVSGPSGSGKSTITKIVRDKLNIPLSISATSRKPRVGEIDGVDYYFVTKEEFEKKIERNEFFEYANVHGNYYGTLISVVEKELSKGNNIILEIDVQGAVIAKQKYSDIVLIFCKVADDEILEKRLRDRKTDSNEVIEKRLINAKKELEYEKYYDYTIINDDLEESINMLEKIIKGEYNEKK
- the rpoC gene encoding DNA-directed RNA polymerase subunit beta'; translation: MSIRDFDSIQIKLASPEKILSWSYGEVTKAETINYRTLKPEANGLFCEKIFGPAKDYECACGKYKRLKHKGIKCERCGVDVTTSKVRRERMGHIELAAPIAHIWYSKGTPNKMSILLGVSTKDLEAVLYHSKYIIIEGNDEYSRGSIIQSREYENIKQRKIKVIAKMGAEGILELLESLDLEKMEKDLEVELEATNSVQKRKKIIKRLNILRDLIQSGNRPEWMILTILPVMPADLRPMVQLDGGRFATSDLNDLYRRVINRNARLKKLMEINAPETMIKNEKRMLQEAVDCLIDNGRRGKAILSQNNRELKSLSSILKGKQGRFRQNLLGKRVDYSGRSVIVVGPDLKMNQCGLPKKMALELYKPFLMRELVKRELAINIKIAKRMVEEEDECIWDLIEEIIKNHPVLLNRAPTLHRLSIQAFEPTLIEGKAIRLHPLVCSAFNADFDGDQMAVHLVLSPEAQMEAKILMMSTNNILSPSSGKPIAVPSQDMVMGCYYMTKSRKGEKGEGLVFSNKNQLVTAYQNKKIETHAIVKVKIDGELVETTAGRLMFATMLPKEVRNYNKTYGKKEISNLIIELYKKYGSQITSELLDKIKEFGYHYSTLAGITVSVEDLEIPASKKTLLEEADKKVLAVDEEYRQGKIINEERYRRTVEIWSEVTEKVTEDMMDNLDEFNSVYMMATSGARGSTAQMRQLGGMRGLMADTQGRIMEKPIKANFREGLSVLDFFMSSHGARKGSADTALRTADSGYLTRRLVDISHEVIVNRDDCGCLPNGIKVSNLVESGEIIEKLSERIYGRNLAVDLIHEDKVIAKANTLIDDELLAEIEALEISEVILRSPLTCKLEKGVCKKCYGIDLSNHKEILKGEAVGVIAAQSIGEPGTQLTMRTFHTGGVATASSVQSDFKAEITGKIKYVDLEMAEDVHGEEVVVSQNARAIIGKYRYEIPSGSKLKYENGAKVTKGSVIAEFDPHQTPIITKESGKIEYRDIYIKENIDIKYNVVEKLAVKPSENTEINPRAIIYGKNNKKIAEYSIPYGAYLMFSSGEKVKAGQTIAKIIKTGEGNKDITGGLPRIQELFEARNPKGKSVLSDVTGRVIFKDDIKNKRGAKTISIVDAETGAEIKQYIIQGGERLVVTNETLIEKGAKITDGPISPHDILRIKGEVEAQQFILESVQGVYRGQGVTVNDKHIEIIVKQMFQKVKIVDSGATLFLEDELVDKRIIEKENEMLRAKGKKEATYEPIIQGITKAAVNTESFISASSFQETTKVLANAAIEGKVDRLEGLKENVIIGKKIPGGTGFRDYKELTVEHVEK
- the dnaG gene encoding DNA primase encodes the protein MKDNQKNSKDKLLEKIDIVTFISEYVDLRKSGSGYIGYSPFKEENTPSFSVAPNKNIFKDFSTGIGGDVIKFYSLMEKISYKEALIELSKRYNVKLDNVVYKIDENEKSYLELSKVNEHFQKNLKNSTKALKYLESRAYTNEDIENFGLGYATDTYNDLYNKFDNEILEELGLIKFNKQYYDTFVNRITFPIYNINRKIVGFGARDISNDEKSAKYLNSKETKIFVKGNEVFGLFDGGVKIREYNSCILVEGFFDVLRLHQNNIKNTIASLGTALTEKQAFLISKMTKNIVIAYDDDNAGKEAKIRSINILNKYGFNIKIMNLENLAKDPDEFIFKYGKDKFIELLNKSIDAFDFLYIHYSKSYDMTKIASKISVINDLKDYFSSFSSAIHFENNLKKLSARLEINYDVLEKEIIFKNINAEKISTKKKINSENEEQKLSKSKQLEELTIYLLYRRQEERKKYTNFIFAGEYSDILEKLVKSDFNENNLDKEDYETLGHIITKYEDKYTKEDYRNKIYSKWVEAYIKDSLNYIMIYTGGNLSKMPSDMYVKYIEYINKLKKINIINREETEKLFSEYLEYEGRNLHVLSNK
- a CDS encoding DNA-directed RNA polymerase subunit omega, producing the protein MKKNKITVDELLNVIPNKYELAIVCGKLVREKMTAGDKKHEVMDDVFKEILENKIEIKEN